Proteins encoded by one window of Passer domesticus isolate bPasDom1 chromosome 10, bPasDom1.hap1, whole genome shotgun sequence:
- the EVX2 gene encoding homeobox even-skipped homolog protein 2, which yields MMERIRKEMILMERGLHSPTAGKRLSNLSDSAGNAVLEALENSPHSGRLSPRLTAASLHSAIGDISAKGKFEIDTLFNLQHPSSESTVSSEIPPSESRKKISLYSEVAQEADMNSDVEVGCSALRSPASLTSSQLKENSNKGYAESSPTPSAAAAPAAPAAGIGSLHGGGALGGSAAGADQVRRYRTAFTREQIARLEKEFYRENYVSRPRRCELAAALNLPETTIKVWFQNRRMKDKRQRLAMSWPHPADPSFYTYMMTHAAATGSLPYPFHSHVPLHYYPHVGVTAAAAAAAASGAAAAPFATSIRPLDTFRALSHPYSRPELLCSFRHPGLYQTPAAAGLNSSAAASAAAAAAAAAAAAAGSGPPGGSAPCSCLSCHSSQTAAAAAAAASALGSRGGAAADFPCTAAGQRSESGFLPYSAAVLSKAAVASPDQREEAPLTR from the exons ATGATGGAAAGAATAAGAAAAGAGATGATCCTGATGGAGAGAGGGCTGCACAGCCCTACAGCTGGCAAAAGGCTCTCGAATTTGTCAGACTCAGCTGGAAATGCGGTGTTGGAGGCCCTTGAAAATTCTCCGCACAGTGGTCGCCTCAGCCCGAGACTGACTGCCGCCTCCCTGCACAGCGCTATAGGGGACATCTCCGCCAAAGGCAAATTTGAAATAGACACTTTATTCAATCTCCAGCATCCGAGCAGTGAAAGCACTGTCTCCTCCGAAATCCCGCCGTCggaaagcaggaagaaaatcaGCCTTTATTCCGAAGTTGCTCAAGAGGCAGATATGAACAGTGATGTGGAGGTGGGCTGCTCCGCGCTCCGCTCCCCGGCCAGCCTGACTTCCTCCCAGCTGAAGGAAAACAGTAACAAAG GCTACGCGGAGAGCAGCCCGACgcccagcgccgccgccgcccccgccgcccccgccgcgggcATCGGCAGCCTGCACGGCGGCGGCGCGCTGGGCGGCTCGGCGGCGGGCGCCGACCAGGTGCGCCGCTACCGCACCGCCTTCACCCGCGAGCAGATCGCCCGCCTGGAGAAGGAGTTCTACCGCGAGAACTACGTGTCGCGGCCGCGGCGCTGCGAGCTGGCCGCCGCCCTCAACCTGCCCGAGACCACCATCAAG GTGTGGTTCCAGAACCGGCGGATGAAGGACAAGCGGCAGCGCCTGGCCATGTCCTGGCCCCACCCGGCCGACCCCAGCTTCTACACCTACATGATGACCCACGCGGCGGCCACGGGCAGCCTGCCCTACCCTTTCCACTCCCACGTCCCGCTGCACTACTACCCGCACGTCGGGGTcacggccgccgccgccgccgccgccgcctcgggggccgccgccgcgcccttCGCCACCTCCATCCGCCCGCTGGACACTTTCCGCGCCCTGTCGCACCCCTACTCCCgcccggagctgctctgcagtttcCGACACCCCGGCCTCTACCAGacgccggccgccgccggccTCAACAGCAGCGCGGCCGCctcggcagcggcggcggcggcggcggcggcggcagcggcggcgggctCGGGGCCTCCGGGCGGCTCGgcgccctgctcctgcctcagctgccacagcagccagacggcggcggcggcggcggcggcggcctcGGCGCTGGGCTcgcggggcggcgcggccgcCGACTTCCCGTGCACGGCGGCGGGGCAGCGCTCCGAGAGCGGCTTCCTGCCCTACTCGGCCGCCGTGCTCAGCAAGGCCGCCGTGGCCTCGCCGGACCAGCGGGAGGAGGCGCCGCTCACCAGATAA